One segment of Streptomyces sp. NBC_01463 DNA contains the following:
- a CDS encoding ABC transporter permease/substrate binding protein yields MFRLHLGDWVDTAVDWLQNHLAWLFDAISSVVSGMFDGIAAVISAPAPLLFAGIVAVIAWWLRGLLAGVLAFVGFALIDSVDLWDEAMDTLTLVLVATIVTLVLAVPLGIWASRSKAVSAVTRPVLDFMQTMPAMVYLIPGVIFFGVGVVPGIIATIIFALPPGVRMTELGIRQVDGELVEAAEAFGTTSRNTLLRVQLPLALPTIMAGINQVIMLGLSMVVIAGMVGGGGLGGAVYRAIGNVDVGLGFEAGISIVVLAMYLDRMTSALGREVSPLARRALAKAQAVTGGLKVWNYRPQPLVAVAGIVVLALVAGSMSLFGSTDSDSTAGSDPKNIGAGKKISMGYIPWDEGIASTFLWKELLEQRGFEVDAKQYEAGALYTGMAGGQIDFETDSWLPVTHAAYWKKYKDRLEDMGSWFGPTSLELAVPSYVKGVDSLDDLKGKASDFKGRVVGIEPSAGETGLLKDKILPGYGLDKEYKVVDGSTPSMLAELKRAYAKKEPIVVPLWSPHWAYNQYELTKLKDPKNLWGKGDGIHTLTRKGFSDENPEVGGWLKNFKMTEDQLTSLEAQIQKSGAGKEQEAVRTWLKANPGFADKAAPVKKAASSKGANGKDERERTVEMAWFPWEEDIAATYLWKAVLEDRGYKINLKQFEVGPMYTAMSRGQLDVQFDGWLPYTQKNYWDKYGSKLTDIGSWYGPTSIEVAVPDYVKGVKTLADLKGKSDQFKGRIVGIEPGTATMENLKKNVLPSYGLDKEYKVLDSSTPGMLAELKRAYAKKEPIAVLLWTPHWAYSEYGMTKLQDPKKAFGDGDRLHTIASKDFPKNYPQLTKWFKDFKLSEDQLAGLENQIQKLGTGHEEEAVKAWMEKNPGIADKMAPQQ; encoded by the coding sequence GTGTTTAGGCTCCACCTCGGCGACTGGGTCGACACGGCTGTCGACTGGCTCCAGAACCATCTGGCCTGGCTCTTCGACGCCATCAGCTCCGTCGTCAGCGGCATGTTCGACGGCATCGCCGCCGTCATCTCCGCCCCCGCACCCCTGCTCTTCGCCGGCATCGTCGCTGTCATCGCCTGGTGGCTGCGCGGTCTGCTCGCCGGTGTACTCGCGTTCGTCGGCTTCGCCCTCATCGACTCCGTCGATCTGTGGGACGAGGCGATGGACACGCTCACCCTGGTGCTCGTCGCGACGATCGTGACGCTGGTGCTGGCCGTACCCCTCGGCATCTGGGCGTCCCGCTCGAAGGCCGTCAGCGCGGTGACCCGGCCGGTCCTGGACTTCATGCAGACCATGCCCGCCATGGTCTACCTGATCCCCGGCGTCATCTTCTTCGGTGTCGGCGTGGTCCCCGGGATCATCGCCACCATCATCTTCGCGCTGCCCCCCGGCGTCCGGATGACCGAGCTCGGCATCCGCCAGGTCGACGGCGAACTCGTCGAGGCGGCCGAGGCCTTCGGCACCACGTCGCGCAACACCCTGCTGCGGGTGCAGCTGCCGCTGGCGCTGCCCACGATCATGGCGGGCATCAACCAGGTCATCATGCTGGGCCTGTCCATGGTGGTCATCGCCGGCATGGTCGGCGGCGGCGGCCTCGGTGGCGCCGTCTACCGCGCCATCGGCAACGTCGACGTCGGCCTCGGCTTCGAGGCGGGCATCTCCATCGTCGTCCTGGCGATGTACCTGGACCGGATGACCAGCGCCCTGGGCCGCGAGGTCTCCCCGCTGGCCCGCCGCGCGCTCGCCAAGGCGCAGGCGGTGACCGGCGGACTGAAGGTGTGGAACTACCGCCCGCAGCCCCTCGTCGCCGTGGCCGGCATCGTCGTCCTCGCCCTGGTGGCCGGCAGCATGAGCCTGTTCGGCAGCACGGACTCGGACAGCACCGCGGGCTCCGACCCGAAGAACATCGGGGCCGGCAAGAAGATCAGCATGGGTTACATCCCGTGGGACGAGGGCATCGCCTCCACCTTCCTGTGGAAGGAATTGCTGGAGCAGCGCGGCTTCGAGGTCGACGCCAAGCAGTACGAGGCCGGCGCGCTGTACACCGGTATGGCGGGCGGCCAGATCGACTTCGAGACCGACTCCTGGCTGCCGGTCACCCACGCCGCGTACTGGAAGAAGTACAAGGACCGCCTGGAGGACATGGGGTCCTGGTTCGGTCCCACCTCGCTGGAGCTGGCCGTCCCCTCGTACGTGAAGGGCGTCGACTCGCTCGACGACCTCAAGGGCAAGGCGTCCGACTTCAAGGGCCGCGTCGTCGGCATCGAGCCGAGCGCCGGTGAGACGGGCCTGCTCAAGGACAAGATCCTGCCGGGCTACGGCCTGGACAAGGAGTACAAGGTCGTCGACGGCTCCACGCCGTCCATGCTGGCCGAGCTGAAGCGCGCGTACGCCAAGAAGGAACCGATCGTCGTTCCGCTCTGGTCGCCGCACTGGGCGTACAACCAGTACGAGCTGACCAAGCTCAAGGACCCCAAGAACCTCTGGGGCAAGGGCGACGGCATCCACACGCTGACCCGCAAGGGCTTCTCCGACGAGAACCCCGAGGTCGGCGGCTGGCTCAAGAACTTCAAGATGACCGAGGACCAGCTCACCAGTCTTGAGGCGCAGATCCAGAAGAGCGGAGCCGGCAAGGAGCAGGAGGCCGTCCGCACCTGGCTCAAGGCCAACCCGGGATTCGCCGACAAGGCGGCCCCGGTGAAGAAGGCCGCCTCCTCCAAGGGCGCCAACGGCAAGGACGAGCGCGAGCGCACCGTCGAGATGGCCTGGTTCCCCTGGGAGGAGGACATCGCCGCCACGTACCTGTGGAAGGCCGTCCTGGAGGACCGCGGCTACAAGATCAACCTCAAGCAGTTCGAGGTCGGCCCGATGTACACCGCGATGTCCCGCGGCCAGCTCGACGTGCAGTTCGACGGCTGGCTGCCGTACACCCAGAAGAACTACTGGGACAAGTACGGCTCCAAGCTCACCGACATCGGCTCGTGGTACGGCCCGACCTCCATCGAGGTCGCGGTGCCCGACTACGTCAAGGGCGTGAAGACCCTGGCCGACCTCAAGGGCAAGAGCGATCAGTTCAAGGGCCGCATCGTCGGGATCGAGCCGGGCACGGCCACGATGGAGAACCTGAAGAAGAACGTGCTGCCGTCGTACGGCCTCGACAAGGAGTACAAGGTCCTCGACTCCTCGACGCCCGGCATGCTCGCCGAGCTGAAGCGCGCGTACGCCAAGAAGGAGCCCATCGCCGTCCTGCTGTGGACCCCGCACTGGGCGTACAGCGAGTACGGGATGACGAAGCTCCAGGACCCGAAGAAGGCGTTCGGTGACGGCGACCGGCTGCACACCATCGCCTCCAAGGACTTCCCGAAGAACTACCCGCAGCTGACCAAGTGGTTCAAGGACTTCAAGCTCAGCGAGGACCAGCTCGCCGGCCTGGAGAACCAGATCCAGAAGCTCGGTACGGGACACGAGGAGGAAGCCGTGAAGGCCTGGATGGAGAAGAACCCGGGCATCGCGGACAAGATGGCACCTCAGCAGTAA
- a CDS encoding helix-turn-helix domain-containing protein, protein MDDKETLRVGAAVRRQRRSLGLTLAAVAARSGLSVPFLSQIENERARPSPRSLDRVAEALETTTARLRAAADSARAVDVVRGGDEDGVRRVVRGRHQLSALEFTGELDLGREFQHRNDEVMYVAEGAAEVEAEGQAYRLERGDTLFLSGGVRHRWRATVPGTRLLVVAVAEHIDATFDPRR, encoded by the coding sequence ATGGACGACAAGGAAACACTCCGGGTGGGTGCCGCGGTCCGCCGACAGCGCAGATCCCTGGGACTGACCCTGGCCGCGGTCGCCGCGCGCAGCGGCCTGTCCGTACCGTTCCTCAGCCAGATCGAGAACGAACGGGCCAGACCCAGCCCGCGTTCCCTGGACCGGGTCGCCGAAGCGCTGGAGACCACCACCGCCCGGCTCCGCGCCGCCGCGGACTCGGCCCGCGCGGTCGATGTCGTGCGCGGCGGCGACGAGGACGGCGTACGCCGGGTGGTGCGCGGGCGCCATCAGCTCAGCGCCCTCGAATTCACCGGGGAGCTGGACCTCGGGCGCGAGTTCCAGCACCGCAACGACGAGGTGATGTACGTCGCGGAGGGCGCCGCCGAGGTGGAGGCCGAGGGGCAGGCCTACCGGCTGGAGCGCGGCGACACGCTGTTCCTCTCGGGCGGGGTGCGGCATCGCTGGCGGGCCACCGTCCCCGGCACCCGGCTGCTGGTCGTCGCG